The Aestuariibaculum lutulentum genome segment TGTTTCTAACGGTGCAAAGATGGTATCAAAAGAAGATTGGGGACTAAAAAAATTAGCTTACCCAATTCAACACAAAAAAAGTGGATTCTATCACTTATTTGAGTACACTGTAGAAGGAGAAGTAATCAACGCTTTAGAATTAGAGTTTAGACGTGATGAGCGTTTTATGCGTTACTTAACTGTAAGTTTAGACAAGCACGCTGTGGCTTGGGCTGAGAGAAGAAGAGAAAAACTAAAACAAAAAGCGTAATTATGTCATCTATAGAGCAACAATCTAAAGGGAAAAAAGACGGAGAAATCAGATATTTAACTCCGCTTAATATTGACACTAATAAAACGAAAAAATACTGTCGTTTTAAAAAGTCTGGTATTAAATACGTAGACTACAAAGATCCAGATTTCTTATTAAAGTTTGTAAATGAGCAAGGTAAAATCTTACCTCGTCGTTTAACTGGAACTTCATTAAAGTATCAAAGAAAAGTATCTGTAGCTGTAAAAAGAGCTCGTCACTTAGCTTTAATGCCATACGTAGCAGATTTATTAAAATAAAATACCGATAACAATGGAACTTATATTAAAACAAGACGTTGAAAATTTAGGATTTAAAGACGATGTTGTAACAGTTAAGAACGGTTATGGTAGAAACTTTTTAATTCCTCAAGGAAAAGCTATTTTAGCTACAGTATCTGCAAAGAAAGTTTTAGCAGAGAACTTAAAGCAAAGAGCTTTTAAAGAACAAAAATTAGTTGATGATGCTAACAAATTAGCTGAAGCATTAAGAGCTTTAGAAATTAAAATAGCAGCAAAAGTAGGAGCAGGAGATAAATTATTTGGTTCTGTAAACAACATCGACGTAGCTGAAGCTTTAGAACAAGCAGGTCACGCTATCGAGAAAAAATTCAT includes the following:
- the rpsF gene encoding 30S ribosomal protein S6, with protein sequence MNHYETVFILNPVLSEDQIKETVKKYEDFLVSNGAKMVSKEDWGLKKLAYPIQHKKSGFYHLFEYTVEGEVINALELEFRRDERFMRYLTVSLDKHAVAWAERRREKLKQKA
- the rpsR gene encoding 30S ribosomal protein S18, with translation MSSIEQQSKGKKDGEIRYLTPLNIDTNKTKKYCRFKKSGIKYVDYKDPDFLLKFVNEQGKILPRRLTGTSLKYQRKVSVAVKRARHLALMPYVADLLK
- the rplI gene encoding 50S ribosomal protein L9, which translates into the protein MELILKQDVENLGFKDDVVTVKNGYGRNFLIPQGKAILATVSAKKVLAENLKQRAFKEQKLVDDANKLAEALRALEIKIAAKVGAGDKLFGSVNNIDVAEALEQAGHAIEKKFITVATVKRTGKYNAAVRLHRTVNVDLEFEVVAQAN